The DNA segment ATGATATTGCTAAGCGCATATTTACCTTAGATTAATGATCACATAATGAGAAAGGAACATTCAATTTTAGTATTATTCGGCTTCTTAATATTTAGCacttatttttctaataaatataatttgtatagtTGCTCCTCTGTTGCGCTTTTAAATTTCGgttttaaatttactttgacAATATGTGTGAAGCCTTCGTCTTCTGttggatttttatattttttcttcatcaTATTGAAAACCATTTCATTTATCTTTGAGTGGCTACTATCTGTAAGATGtctgtattttatattatgacgCACTTGCTCAACTGGCACGTTCATAACAAAACAGCGACAAGGGGCATTGTACTTCTTTGCTAGcgttataaacttttttcgcGACTCGACATCTACATTTGTATTGTCCACGACACAAGAAGTCCCGGCCCCCAAGGCTTTCTCACATATTTTAAGGCATGCCTGAGTGCCTCCTACTGTGTCAGCATTGGCGATAGTGTAGTTATGTTGTTCAAGATACTCTTGACAAAAGTAACTTTTACctgaaatacaaattatttaaatgcgAGTTCCACAAATATTCCTTAGAAAACTTACCGGACCCCGGCAAGCCCACCATAATTATCATTTCACAATTATCAGCGGGAATATCTACATTTTTAGGTTCCAAAAGCGGGATATCCTTGTTATTTACAATATCGCATGGCTTATAATCAGATTTCAGCCATTGCTCCGTAGGTTTACCTAAGAAGTGCTCCTCAGGAGTGTAAAAAGACACATTGATATTAGCCGCAAATCTACGGTCTGCTAGAGAATGATCTTTCCTACGCTTGTTTTTGCCACTGCCGCTTTCTGGACGTCCGGCCGCATCGCCAACATAGAAGCTTTTGCTTAAATCTATATCAATGCCCTCGTTTTTATTATCCACCAAATATTGCCACATTCCAATCAATGGTTTCCTGTAGTGCCCTTCTTCGATAGCGATATAAACTTGTACAGGTACTCCTAACTTTGTGAGTATatctttgatttttcttttaaaatcatctaattttattttgccacTTCCTATACCTCCTTGATTGGtgaaaaagcaaattttatatcCACTTTGTTGtaacgattttaatttttttggtacttCGGGGTATAATATTTGCCAATCATCGGTATGTTTTGGGAAAACATTACCAGACTTGGTGGTAATAATTGTGCCGTCAATATCATATCCAGCGATTTTGTCTGACGCTTGTACTGCGTCATCGGTGTATACCATCATAGCGCCATTTCCTACGGACTCCCAATTTCCCGTCCCATTTTTACTCATGCTGCTTACGTTTGACTTCTCTTTATCAATGGgcttttgttggttttgttttccatttgtgATTTTTGCTTCCGTTGTAGGTGACGGTTTGAATAGTAGCTCGAACTGATGTTTACCGTAAACAAGTTCAATGATGCTTCCATGCTCCAGATTGCATTCGCTATCCTGCATTATCATTACACCATTTACACTGCAAGGATTTACACCAATTACTCGCAACTTagcttttgcattttccatgTCTACGTCGAGTTCCAGTTGTCGCTTGGAACAATGAACATCTCGTATGCCAGTTTCAGATGTTCGTCCTATCAAATTTCTCCcagaatttaaattaatacaattaTAATCTGATGTCATTGGTTGAAGAATACATGTTCGCTTGGCAAGTTTGGATCCACCACTGTCCGTAAGGGATCGTTTTAATGATTTGGCAACCGACATTACTGCTCGGAGTACCGTTATAACTGAAATAGTTGAAAAAGCTCtctaaatacaaataaatgtttCAATTATTCGTTCAAAAACTTACAACTTTAAATTactttacaacaaaataaaaagaaagacaACTTATACAACGTAAAAGTTTGACTTGTCGCGCCGTTATTACTAAATTTCGGCAACCAATCGTAAAAGTCGATTAATAAAAAGCGTCAGAGATTTTTAACATCAAGCCGGAAATACATTACTTGCGCAACTTTGACAAATTGTTTACCCAACCAAATCTCAGAAATCGAAACGAAGTAGATTTCGCGCAAACAACCAACGTCACTTTGTGAATAGCAgctaattttaagtttttaagtttcgtatttcatttaataaaaatttatttgacgcTATTGAATGCGCTTAACGCTTACGCAAGTTGTGTAGTTTTGGCTTTGTAAAACTACGACTTATCGATATTTTGATTTCTTGCATATTTCAAATCGACCTTGAAAGCAGctgatttcgtttttttatattcgacTGTTTACTACGTTGTGTATGACcggttgttttatattttgagtttactataaaaaccaaaataaactaattattatttaattgaaagATTTATCTTAATGTAAAGCCAAAATGGcatcatttgaacaatttgtattGAAAGTAAAACCAGCGTTGGACATGTTCCTGCGGGCGCCCAACAGGGAGCATTTGGAGCGGCTTCGCTATGAACTGTTGCAATTTGACTTTAGACAAATGAAAGTATTCCATTCTCAAATATTGGCGCCACTCGTACTAAAATTGGAAGAACTAAATGGGTATATTATTGTGTATCAATAAAAGAGCGCCAATAATCTTTCTTCTGTAGAGTAAATCAGGACTTGATGACGGGCATTTTGGATTGCGTGCGCATTGTTATGTCCAAGCTGTACTTAGAGGACATACAGGAATTGCGCACGTTGCTAGTAATCGTGCTAAAGCAAATTCGTGAATCTGGTGCGATCGCAACGCGTCCGAACATAAGTGAGGAATTAAAGTTGGTTTCAGTACAATGCATTGCAGAGGCTTTGCGCCGTTCCAGTAGTGATGTATTGGAGGAATTTTATAAGCAAGAATCTGCTATGCTCCTCGGGCAGATACTATTATCGCTAGTTGagtttattgaaaaagaaatatatcggaAATTAGTGTGAGTAACAGCGTGTTATACATTCAATGGAAagacaaattattaaaatttttatattcttatagAATTGCTTCCATAGTTTGTTTAATGACAATATTTTATGTGCATGATGAAGCAGAATTTACAGATGTAGTACTAAGAAATCAAGTAGCCGAtacgatttttatatttttgccaaaaattgttACTGTCTTGTTAAAAACTAGCCTTGCCGATGAAAAATTGGGTGAAACACTTAAAGCGGTAAGTATATAATAGAAATTACTCTATACTAAATACTAATTActctatatattaaatatataacaacattttcggttTACAgtatgaattaaataaaatggatgtgtttttaatattggttaaaacttgtttatatctgagcgcagaacctaaaaatgttggacatatgtaatattatgtttgtaatttgaagtagtgaatcataatcaataagacactcaatttcgaattttttgatgatacgttattttgaatttcaggtgacgatattaaatatatggttTGTATAATTCCATAATATGTGTTTCATACTTCCAGACAGCCATTAAAGCACTGGGTCGAGTACTGTGCGTGATTTTCGATCATTCGGGTGATGTAGTTGTCAAACACTGCTACGATAagaatgaatttaaaaatatgtttattgagGCGTCACAACTTAAAAACGATTCATCTGAATTCGATACTTACGCAACGACCAACAAAAGCTCTCAAGAACAAATTGCAAGTCGCCTGAAGCGTATGCAAAGCAGTGGTCGCTCCAAAGAATGGTTCAAGGATACTTCAGTTAAGCTCCGCATAGtttatacacaaacaaatattttgcgttCGCACGATTCACTGCGTGTGCGTACCGAATATGCACGTATGTGTTGCAGTCTAATAGAACGTTGCGGCCATAACCTTTCAGGAAACTTTATACTTTTACTCGAGAACGTGATATCGATGTCGCAGGATGAAGATAAGAATATCAGTCAACTATGTGCACAAACAATATCTCGGCTACAACAAGACAATGCTATTGAGAGTATTTTTGACGAGTACGCCGATACATTATTCGATGAACATTTAGCGAAATTGCCACGCATAATCAATCGCTGTGCCGACGCTGAGCAATACGctgaattaattttcttaaaggGGTTTCTGAAAAATTTAAGCGCGTCCAAAATGAAGTCTCTGTTTTTGGTgccgaaaaatttagaaatgctTTGTAGATGTCTGCTTTCAGCAGTTGATATGAAACTATGTCGCAATTTTTTAGCGGAGGAATATGCAGTACGAGAAGTTGTGGAGACTGATTTTACGGAATGTGCCAAACTCAGTTGGCGACAATATAAGCACTTGAATAGCGAACGTTGCATTAAATTAGTGGAAGATATTTGTGTGATTTTAGGCAAAACAAAAGGATTAAGTCGTTTGATGTATGACTTGCTCTTGGAGTTGCTGGATCAAAACAGTGAAGCAATGAACGAAATTTTGCTGATAATGCTGTGGGTCGGCGCAGGTGGTGAAAACCGAAGTAATTCTACCAATATGAACTTGGTAGAAATACTTACTGAAGAAATCTTGAATGATAAACACTGGCACTTAGCACTGCGGCCTGATGCCAGCTGGCGGCTGAAGGTGGATAAGGTATTTCGTCTACtcgtttacttatttttatgtcttataagtgtataaaaaattttcgtgtTATTATTTAGCCAACAAACTGGTTTGTGGACAATACGCCCGGATTATACGAGTCGGCAGTAGAAATTAGAACACAAGATGTTGATTCGGATGATGAAAAGGATGCGGATACAGGTTAGTAATTATTAtagattattatttaaataaggtACAATTTTTGTATGCGATGTCAAcgataacaatttattttacttattttgaatTGCATTTATAGTGAGCAGGTCACAACGTGTCACCATTTTGGATGCCGAATTCAATGTATTACACACATGTCTAGCTTTAGATGTTTTAGGACACTGCGCGACAAATTTTGGCGTTAGATTTAGCAGCTATATATTTCGTTGCCTACACAAAGTGCTTTTAAAAGTGGgtaagtatattaagtttgccatgaagtttgtaatatctagaaagaaacgtcggagatcctataaattatatatatataaatgatcaatgcGAGGATCTGAGTCGAATTGAttatgtccatctgtctgttggtttgtatataagcaaactAGTCACAAAGTTgtagagatatcgatctgaagtttTGCACTAGTCCTTTTTCTCATCAATAAGTTGCtcagcatacagctgccatacaattgcttttatggaaaacttttgtatatgtCAAGTCTATTACATtttcggtgcagtcgaagttaacttttttgtgttacatatttttaaattatttcttccaCAGCAAGTAGCAACACAATGGTTTATCAAGCGGCCAACTTTTGCTTAGTCTCCATACAGAAAGCGTTGAAATTAGCAAGTATCTCAGAATTGATTGAAGCACATACGGATTACCTCAGCTATCATCTGAATACCATTTTAAAGCGGGTTTGTATGTTTAACTAAAATCACATATCCagttatttacataattttattttcaccaCAGTCACCTGAAAGCCACGCTGCAGTTGACATATTAACGGTACTGCTTCAACTAAGCACTCGCAGAGCGTTACCACATTTGGAGAATATCTTCCAAACAATATACAATGAATGTAGTAAATCCCAACAATCGGAAAATATTAATGCATTTTTGCGTGTTTTCAATGCGTTTTTGAAACATGTCGCGCGCTGGCAAATGTCAAGTGATGTGGAGGTGTGCTCTGTGCCCATGCAAGTCGAGGATACACAAGAAGCAGATCTCCTACAAAATTGGCTGGATATATTGGAAAGAACTAGTGCTTTTGTTGAGGATGAAAGTGTGAATATGGAGAATGACACAAATGCAAAAAGTACAACAAACACCGCGGATGATGTTGAGATGAAAGATGAGGTGGCTGCAGATGATTTGAAGCCACAATTGCCACGTCACATACAAATGGTTAAGGATATAACAACGcaggttttaaaatttgtggGTTTTGTTGACCAAACGCACCAGATACTTGCGCTCGAGTGTTTAATACAAGCTGTGCCTTTACTGCATGATTATGAAGATGAGCTGCTGCCATTGGTGCACTTAACGTGGTCACCATTGGTGGAGCGATTTCGTAACAACGACGCTGTGGTTTTAAATCGCTGTTTCACATTGTTGAATGTGCTGGCTACGCATGCTAAGGAATTCATATTGAAGCGAAGCTTAGAGTATGTTATTTTGCGCGTGTTTCCTTTAACACTTTaggtacttaattttttttttttttacttattttatagtGATGTGATACCTAATTTGAAAGATTTCTTGCAAAAATCAGCGAAAAACAGCGTGATGGAAACAATAACCGcgtaagtttttaaaataatttctacattgataaatttttatatttattcttatatttctttcatattttttttttttttttttgcagtcaCACACAAGAGTATAAACTGCAAGTGATTCTGCTTGAGCATTTTGCCAATCTCATTGAGAGCTTACAAATCGATGGCAAACATTTGAATGATATCGCTGAAATTGTTTCGCTTTATCTTGCGAAAGAACAGCCAAAGGAGTTGCAAGAATTGGCCATCCAGTTCTACCTACGTTTCCGTTTGTATGACGGACCGCTAGCGTACATGATTGTGCTGAAGAAAGCGCACATAAGCAATTATAAGGACAATGCAGAAAAAGTGCTGACAAATTTTCGTATAAGTGGAAGCTCCAGTAGTAGTATGTGAATAATGTTAATGAAGTTTTACTGCAATAACATTTCATTGACTCGGTCGGTGAATTGGAAATCGCGATAAAAACGCGATTACGTAATCGGAACGACTCGAACTTTTAATGCGAGTTGATTCGGAAGATTACCGAAACGGAGCATTTTCAACACTCTTACAATAATAATTGAACGAAATCAACGAAGCACTTTTAACATTTAACTGAAGATGCTTGCTTACAAATAAGatatttataattcaaattaCATTGCGTGAACACTTGGAAAATAATAGTTAAGTTAAGGAGTTTTTCATAATTCACCCCCATACTTTGCATTCGTTCTGTGggtgtaaaataaaacaaaaattgtttccaatttcttgtattcaattatacatatacgAAGTGTACCAGTATAAACTGAGcgtttttttgtgaaatgaaatacCGATTTTAAATAGaacagtaaaaaaatgtattcaaagtATTGACCATTGCTTATTACACATTTTGACCACCTTTCTGGTAATTTGTGGATACCATGCCGATAGAAAAGTtcgtcttttgaagcaaaccAATCAGACACCCATTTTTCAAGATCTGCGTAGGAGTCGAAGTGCTGTTCACCCAAGATGTGTCCCATCGATGAACACAAATAGTAATCGGAAGGGGCCAAGTCTGGTGAATGCAATGGAATGCAAGTACTTTGATTGTATCctgaaccgattttgctttGATTGTCTGGGCCATTTTCgtgtaacaaaattattttgtcgtTTCTTCCGGTCCATTCTGGTCGTTTTCCGGTCAATGCATGgctcaaattgatcatttgCGGTC comes from the Bactrocera neohumeralis isolate Rockhampton chromosome 2, APGP_CSIRO_Bneo_wtdbg2-racon-allhic-juicebox.fasta_v2, whole genome shotgun sequence genome and includes:
- the LOC126760122 gene encoding uncharacterized protein F21D5.5; translation: MSVAKSLKRSLTDSGGSKLAKRTCILQPMTSDYNCINLNSGRNLIGRTSETGIRDVHCSKRQLELDVDMENAKAKLRVIGVNPCSVNGVMIMQDSECNLEHGSIIELVYGKHQFELLFKPSPTTEAKITNGKQNQQKPIDKEKSNVSSMSKNGTGNWESVGNGAMMVYTDDAVQASDKIAGYDIDGTIITTKSGNVFPKHTDDWQILYPEVPKKLKSLQQSGYKICFFTNQGGIGSGKIKLDDFKRKIKDILTKLGVPVQVYIAIEEGHYRKPLIGMWQYLVDNKNEGIDIDLSKSFYVGDAAGRPESGSGKNKRRKDHSLADRRFAANINVSFYTPEEHFLGKPTEQWLKSDYKPCDIVNNKDIPLLEPKNVDIPADNCEMIIMVGLPGSGKSYFCQEYLEQHNYTIANADTVGGTQACLKICEKALGAGTSCVVDNTNVDVESRKKFITLAKKYNAPCRCFVMNVPVEQVRHNIKYRHLTDSSHSKINEMVFNMMKKKYKNPTEDEGFTHIVKVNLKPKFKSATEEQLYKLYLLEK
- the LOC126760036 gene encoding uncharacterized protein LOC126760036 — encoded protein: MASFEQFVLKVKPALDMFLRAPNREHLERLRYELLQFDFRQMKVFHSQILAPLVLKLEELNGVNQDLMTGILDCVRIVMSKLYLEDIQELRTLLVIVLKQIRESGAIATRPNISEELKLVSVQCIAEALRRSSSDVLEEFYKQESAMLLGQILLSLVEFIEKEIYRKLVIASIVCLMTIFYVHDEAEFTDVVLRNQVADTIFIFLPKIVTVLLKTSLADEKLGETLKATAIKALGRVLCVIFDHSGDVVVKHCYDKNEFKNMFIEASQLKNDSSEFDTYATTNKSSQEQIASRLKRMQSSGRSKEWFKDTSVKLRIVYTQTNILRSHDSLRVRTEYARMCCSLIERCGHNLSGNFILLLENVISMSQDEDKNISQLCAQTISRLQQDNAIESIFDEYADTLFDEHLAKLPRIINRCADAEQYAELIFLKGFLKNLSASKMKSLFLVPKNLEMLCRCLLSAVDMKLCRNFLAEEYAVREVVETDFTECAKLSWRQYKHLNSERCIKLVEDICVILGKTKGLSRLMYDLLLELLDQNSEAMNEILLIMLWVGAGGENRSNSTNMNLVEILTEEILNDKHWHLALRPDASWRLKVDKPTNWFVDNTPGLYESAVEIRTQDVDSDDEKDADTVSRSQRVTILDAEFNVLHTCLALDVLGHCATNFGVRFSSYIFRCLHKVLLKVASSNTMVYQAANFCLVSIQKALKLASISELIEAHTDYLSYHLNTILKRSPESHAAVDILTVLLQLSTRRALPHLENIFQTIYNECSKSQQSENINAFLRVFNAFLKHVARWQMSSDVEVCSVPMQVEDTQEADLLQNWLDILERTSAFVEDESVNMENDTNAKSTTNTADDVEMKDEVAADDLKPQLPRHIQMVKDITTQVLKFVGFVDQTHQILALECLIQAVPLLHDYEDELLPLVHLTWSPLVERFRNNDAVVLNRCFTLLNVLATHAKEFILKRSLDDVIPNLKDFLQKSAKNSVMETITAHTQEYKLQVILLEHFANLIESLQIDGKHLNDIAEIVSLYLAKEQPKELQELAIQFYLRFRLYDGPLAYMIVLKKAHISNYKDNAEKVLTNFRISGSSSSSM